One window from the genome of bacterium encodes:
- a CDS encoding right-handed parallel beta-helix repeat-containing protein: MRSVLIAILLLATSTFSVTAAELILERAHVGGMEYDPIPHGTGTTQVNVYVDDVAGFYGIHLYLRFISKTGADASNFTIAAGDPYFNYYDVVLSEQMAAKTPVERGADAQSVFFSFSSAQAVTSSLPLLLFTITLDYSVDLQASGPYLIDAFREMGRQTEILTTLREGDQKGVPFFVTRGRINVGSSLKVRYVAEDGDDEGEGTAEDPLATIQEAVDRAVDGDVIVLKDGTYTGEGNRDVRVSKTVLICSENGPDDCTISIGATAIVNHRAFYIVPSGVPGGPDRCNSCEIRGLTITGGAAMDARGGGAILVNAASPTIRDCHFVDNSAWDDPPYFPAKGGALSAYVSSPIVLNNTFEGNFSESFGGAVYIVVGRGVFRGNQFTGNSAQDGGGACVEGPGDHLFEHNDFTANLGSGGGIAIGGYSTTPTLVGNSITYNNLSNDFWTWGGGIAVWSGCPTIANNFICNNGAQVGGGIYSEGGSPTVFNNTIAANVSYQTCGGGVYNTSYPPLVIHNCILWYNGSSSLYNCDPAHSCFEGAVENDGNCNISSFPHFVDPASGDFRLKSYSPCIDTGDSDLAIEGDADAEFSPRVLFDEVDIGAHESVSRSGDSDFDTLPDDWEIEHFGDLDESLSGDPDSDGMDNFEEYRDGTPPAMKTTFVYVDARATGFEDGSVDHPFDTIREGVDLSVGVVCVAGKIEGQGGEYSEEVVIRNKSLQILGGYNGSFTTCDPSTYPTTIDPSSLESHETGRAVTFIGCSYANVEGFTISGGDASLGGGIYCDRSIVVISDNIIRDNKALVGGGICLYKCYSPTTISESTLLANTARDGAAIACIETYAIIDDNTIGSQSYPNSAERDGGGIYCQAVTNIYIKNNLISSNEARGHGGGIAFYKCQLPTPRSPEKSNIQKNRISDNKASIGGGFSIMRTTNWSAVWNVICGNTANQGAGIYTSASTGSRAYVWSLQNNTIADNSCADPF, translated from the coding sequence CCAGCAATTTCACTATCGCCGCAGGCGATCCTTACTTCAACTACTACGACGTGGTCCTCTCCGAACAGATGGCCGCAAAGACTCCCGTGGAACGGGGCGCTGACGCCCAGTCAGTCTTTTTCAGCTTCAGTTCGGCGCAGGCTGTAACGTCGAGCCTGCCGCTATTGCTCTTCACGATCACACTGGATTACAGTGTGGACCTTCAGGCCAGCGGGCCCTACCTCATCGACGCTTTCCGCGAGATGGGAAGGCAAACCGAGATTCTCACCACCTTGAGGGAGGGTGACCAGAAGGGCGTCCCGTTCTTTGTCACTCGCGGCAGGATCAACGTCGGCAGCTCGCTGAAGGTCAGGTATGTTGCGGAGGACGGGGACGACGAAGGTGAAGGAACGGCTGAAGATCCGCTGGCTACGATCCAAGAAGCGGTAGACAGGGCCGTGGATGGGGACGTTATTGTCTTGAAAGATGGGACGTACACGGGAGAAGGAAATAGGGACGTCCGAGTTTCAAAGACCGTTTTGATATGTTCAGAGAATGGCCCCGATGATTGCACGATTTCCATCGGAGCAACTGCTATTGTTAATCATCGAGCCTTTTACATCGTCCCATCGGGGGTCCCCGGGGGCCCGGATCGGTGCAACTCTTGTGAGATTCGCGGCTTGACCATTACCGGCGGAGCAGCCATGGACGCCAGAGGAGGAGGCGCCATTCTTGTAAATGCAGCGTCTCCCACGATCAGAGATTGCCATTTCGTCGACAATTCAGCATGGGACGATCCACCTTATTTCCCAGCTAAGGGCGGTGCGTTATCGGCATATGTTTCTTCGCCAATTGTGCTAAACAACACTTTCGAGGGGAATTTCTCGGAATCTTTCGGCGGGGCCGTGTACATCGTCGTCGGCAGAGGCGTTTTTCGCGGGAACCAATTCACAGGCAATTCCGCACAAGACGGCGGGGGTGCCTGCGTTGAGGGGCCAGGTGATCATCTCTTCGAACACAACGACTTCACCGCCAACCTTGGATCAGGCGGTGGGATCGCAATTGGAGGCTATTCTACGACTCCAACCTTGGTGGGAAATAGCATCACCTATAACAACTTGTCTAACGACTTCTGGACATGGGGCGGCGGGATCGCTGTCTGGTCGGGGTGCCCGACCATCGCCAATAACTTCATCTGCAACAACGGCGCCCAAGTAGGAGGAGGCATATACTCCGAAGGCGGCAGCCCGACAGTCTTCAACAACACGATAGCTGCCAATGTTTCATATCAAACATGTGGGGGCGGCGTCTATAATACATCGTATCCTCCGCTTGTAATCCATAATTGCATTCTGTGGTACAACGGCAGCAGTAGCCTCTACAATTGCGATCCCGCGCATTCTTGCTTTGAGGGGGCGGTGGAGAATGACGGAAACTGCAACATTTCCAGTTTTCCCCACTTTGTGGATCCTGCCTCTGGTGATTTTCGGCTGAAGTCGTACTCCCCATGCATCGACACCGGCGACAGCGATCTGGCAATAGAGGGCGACGCCGATGCCGAGTTCAGTCCGCGTGTCCTTTTTGATGAGGTGGATATCGGTGCACACGAGTCTGTATCTCGCAGCGGTGACTCAGACTTCGATACACTTCCCGATGACTGGGAGATTGAGCACTTCGGAGATTTGGATGAGTCCCTTTCAGGGGATCCCGATAGTGACGGCATGGATAATTTCGAGGAATACAGGGATGGCACTCCCCCGGCCATGAAAACAACCTTCGTATATGTTGACGCTCGAGCCACAGGCTTCGAGGATGGATCCGTGGATCACCCCTTCGATACGATTCGGGAAGGTGTTGATCTGTCTGTTGGAGTCGTTTGTGTTGCCGGGAAGATTGAGGGCCAAGGCGGAGAGTATTCCGAGGAGGTCGTGATTAGGAACAAATCCCTTCAGATATTGGGCGGGTACAACGGTTCCTTTACGACCTGTGATCCATCCACCTATCCGACGACAATAGATCCGTCAAGCCTGGAATCCCATGAGACCGGACGAGCCGTAACGTTCATTGGGTGCTCCTACGCAAACGTGGAAGGATTCACTATTTCCGGTGGAGACGCTTCCCTTGGCGGAGGCATCTACTGTGATCGTTCGATCGTAGTCATCTCGGATAACATCATTCGAGACAATAAGGCGCTCGTCGGGGGCGGAATCTGCCTCTACAAGTGCTACAGCCCAACAACCATTTCGGAAAGTACGCTGCTCGCCAATACGGCGCGAGACGGAGCGGCTATCGCCTGTATTGAAACGTACGCTATCATAGACGACAACACAATCGGCAGCCAGTCCTATCCCAACTCAGCGGAACGCGATGGCGGCGGGATATACTGCCAGGCTGTCACCAATATCTACATCAAGAACAACCTGATCTCGTCCAATGAAGCGCGGGGTCACGGAGGGGGCATTGCCTTCTACAAATGCCAATTGCCGACTCCAAGGTCACCGGAAAAATCAAACATACAGAAAAACCGCATCAGCGATAACAAGGCGTCAATTGGTGGTGGGTTCTCGATCATGAGAACCACGAACTGGTCGGCGGTCTGGAACGTGATATGCGGCAACACTGCGAATCAAGGGGCCGGAATCTACACGAGCGCTTCGACGGGTTCCCGCGCTTACGTCTGGTCCCTGCAAAACAACACAATAGCGGATAACAGTTGTGCCGATCCGTTCTGA